In a genomic window of Allomeiothermus silvanus DSM 9946:
- the pyrE gene encoding orotate phosphoribosyltransferase yields MDVLQMYRETGALLEGHFLLRSGRHSPMFLQSTTLLQHPLYAEAVGEGMAGLFEDLEVDFVIGPAMGGVVLAFVTAKHLGSRALFAEKEPQGGMYVREGLTIRPGERFLAVEDVITTGGSVQRAIAAARAKGAECIAVGAIVDRSGGRADFGVPFRTLTTLEFPTYDPADCPLCKAGVPLQEV; encoded by the coding sequence GTGGACGTTCTGCAGATGTACCGCGAAACCGGAGCCCTGCTCGAGGGCCACTTTCTCTTACGTTCAGGCCGTCACTCCCCGATGTTCCTCCAATCCACCACCCTCCTGCAGCACCCTCTGTACGCCGAGGCCGTAGGAGAGGGGATGGCTGGGCTTTTCGAGGATCTGGAGGTGGATTTCGTGATCGGCCCGGCTATGGGCGGGGTGGTGTTGGCTTTTGTTACGGCCAAGCACCTGGGAAGTCGGGCCCTCTTTGCCGAGAAGGAACCCCAGGGTGGGATGTACGTGCGGGAGGGGCTCACCATCCGTCCGGGCGAGAGATTCCTGGCCGTCGAGGATGTGATCACCACCGGGGGATCGGTGCAGCGGGCCATCGCGGCGGCACGGGCCAAGGGGGCCGAGTGCATCGCGGTGGGGGCCATCGTGGACCGGAGCGGCGGCCGGGCCGACTTCGGGGTGCCCTTCCGGACCCTCACCACGCTCGAGTTTCCCACCTATGACCCCGCTGACTGTCCTTTATGTAAGGCTGGAGTACCCTTGCAGGAAGTGTAA